From the genome of Nodosilinea sp. FACHB-141, one region includes:
- a CDS encoding DUF3747 domain-containing protein encodes MNFTSMLKAAVLTAATLGVVGGAGHAVAPTSTSVQPAVRETGTLLTQAFGNIAINQANFLVVAVPGSTSQPYRLYIVEQLQPNPPCWTIANPGAEPTQVNALWNTFDFTGVCRLQRDTNGYAIRLAGQDLSGVRFEVNQKDGDLLLQFAPSTVSRERITIGRANGISPTGFTQLDLNPGWSLTKRTFNGAIVSSHLVYFTNDLTLAQIQSGVTGTPPVTPPVTPPVTPPAVAFNDIRGNRYAAEITRASSLGVIAGFSEDGTFRPTAPLTREQAVSVMMETARKVLPTSALANLPQAVSSAPFSDVAANRWSAVKIQQAKQLGIVTGDAGTGNFRPTDNVSRAELMAMTYKLALVRANASAAGSTPGVSPAPATVGIIPNISNPPTFTDIGGHWGEATIKQMAAFCAIATPLNETGTSFSPNSNALRDYTAAVAVRAIDCPAARPQ; translated from the coding sequence ATGAATTTTACGTCAATGTTGAAAGCGGCTGTGCTGACTGCAGCTACCCTCGGGGTAGTAGGCGGAGCAGGGCATGCCGTTGCTCCCACCTCCACTTCAGTTCAGCCCGCGGTGCGCGAGACCGGCACGCTGCTGACCCAGGCCTTTGGCAACATCGCTATCAATCAGGCCAATTTTTTGGTGGTTGCGGTACCGGGAAGCACTTCCCAGCCCTATCGACTCTATATTGTGGAGCAGCTTCAGCCCAATCCTCCCTGCTGGACGATTGCTAACCCTGGCGCCGAACCTACTCAAGTAAATGCCCTGTGGAATACCTTTGACTTTACGGGCGTCTGTCGCCTACAGCGCGATACCAATGGCTACGCTATCCGGTTGGCGGGGCAGGATCTGTCCGGGGTTCGGTTTGAGGTCAACCAGAAAGACGGTGATTTGCTGCTGCAGTTTGCTCCCAGCACCGTTTCTCGCGAGCGCATTACTATCGGTCGCGCCAACGGCATCAGCCCCACAGGCTTCACGCAGCTTGACCTCAACCCGGGCTGGTCACTGACTAAGCGCACTTTTAATGGAGCGATCGTCAGTTCGCACCTGGTGTACTTCACCAACGACCTCACCCTAGCTCAGATTCAAAGTGGAGTCACCGGTACTCCTCCGGTGACGCCGCCAGTGACGCCGCCAGTGACGCCGCCCGCCGTGGCCTTTAACGATATTCGAGGCAACCGCTATGCTGCCGAGATCACCCGTGCGTCTAGCCTAGGAGTTATTGCCGGATTTTCTGAGGATGGCACCTTCCGGCCTACTGCGCCGCTGACCCGCGAGCAGGCGGTTTCTGTAATGATGGAAACCGCCCGGAAAGTTCTGCCAACTTCGGCGCTGGCTAACCTACCCCAAGCGGTCTCTAGTGCCCCCTTCTCTGACGTAGCCGCCAACCGCTGGAGCGCGGTTAAAATTCAGCAGGCTAAGCAGCTGGGCATCGTGACCGGGGACGCTGGCACCGGCAACTTCCGCCCAACCGACAACGTCTCTCGGGCCGAGCTGATGGCAATGACCTACAAGCTGGCACTTGTGCGAGCCAACGCTAGCGCGGCGGGTAGTACGCCCGGCGTCAGCCCGGCACCAGCCACTGTGGGAATTATTCCTAACATCAGCAACCCGCCTACCTTCACCGACATCGGCGGTCACTGGGGTGAGGCTACGATTAAGCAGATGGCGGCCTTCTGTGCGATCGCAACTCCTCTCAACGAAACCGGAACTAGCTTTTCGCCCAACTCCAACGCGCTGCGTGACTACACCGCCGCTGTTGCCGTGCGGGCCATTGACTGTCCGGCTGCTCGACCCCAGTAG
- a CDS encoding methyltransferase domain-containing protein, giving the protein MTNALYKKIQTFYDDSSGLWEQIWGEHMHHGYYGADGRQRKNRRQAQIDLIDECLTWGDITQAEAILDCGCGIGGSALELANRFGARVTGITLSPLQAQRATERATTASLSGDAAPCATFQVADALNTPFADHSFDLVWSMESGEHMPDKVAFLQECYRVLKPGGKLLMATWCHRPTDSLGGPLTWLEQRQLDWIYRVYGLPYVISLPDYEAIAQNCGFDQLKAADWSLAVAPFWDEVIASALSPEGLTGLIQAGPGTLQGALALGPMRQGLYSGLIRYGLLCAVR; this is encoded by the coding sequence ATGACCAATGCCCTGTACAAGAAGATTCAGACTTTCTATGACGACTCCTCTGGGCTGTGGGAGCAGATCTGGGGTGAGCACATGCACCACGGCTATTACGGGGCCGATGGCCGTCAGCGCAAAAATCGTCGCCAGGCCCAAATTGATCTCATTGATGAGTGTTTGACCTGGGGGGACATTACCCAAGCAGAGGCTATTCTCGACTGCGGCTGCGGCATTGGCGGTAGCGCCCTCGAATTGGCAAACCGGTTTGGGGCCAGAGTGACCGGCATTACCCTCAGCCCATTGCAGGCTCAGCGAGCCACAGAGCGGGCTACAACAGCGAGTTTGAGCGGCGATGCTGCTCCTTGTGCAACGTTTCAGGTCGCGGATGCTTTGAATACTCCCTTTGCTGACCACAGCTTTGACCTGGTGTGGTCGATGGAGAGCGGGGAGCACATGCCCGACAAGGTGGCATTTTTGCAGGAGTGCTACCGGGTGCTAAAGCCAGGGGGCAAACTGTTGATGGCCACCTGGTGCCACCGCCCTACGGATTCGCTGGGAGGGCCGTTGACCTGGCTAGAGCAGCGGCAGCTCGACTGGATTTATCGCGTCTATGGCCTGCCTTACGTGATTTCTCTGCCTGACTATGAGGCGATCGCCCAAAACTGCGGCTTTGACCAGCTAAAAGCCGCCGACTGGTCGCTGGCAGTCGCCCCCTTTTGGGATGAGGTAATTGCCTCGGCCCTCAGCCCTGAAGGCCTAACGGGGTTAATTCAGGCGGGGCCTGGCACCCTTCAAGGGGCGCTGGCTCTGGGGCCGATGCGCCAGGGGTTGTATAGCGGCCTAATTCGCTACGGGCTGCTTTGCGCAGTGCGCTAA
- a CDS encoding TrkH family potassium uptake protein produces MTVPRTICLGFLVLIAIGTILLALPISSTQQGWGDPLVALFTATSAVCVTGLVVVDTGTYFSDFGEATILALIQVGGLGYMTVNTFLLLLLGRRLGLRERLAIQQSMDNSVLAGGKPLILSIIAMTLSIELTGLFCLYPIFSRDYGPSYGLWLSMFHSVSAFNNAGFGLFKDNIIGYALDPWVNAVITALVILGGIGYQVIMEFLSWARNRLSGNRCRNPFSLHFKIVTSTTAALLVLGTLALFLIEYQNPDTLGPVAPQYKLLMAWFQAVITRTAGFNSIDIGAMGNASLFIMIALMFVGASPGSTGGGIKTTTLSILLACTRMALQGKEQVLLFRRQIATIRVLKAISVVVGSGLAVVAATALVSLTNPTVGFIDILFEAVSAFATVGLSTGITADLSDVGKYVIAFTMYLGRVGVLLFMAALLGDPKPSSVQYPEEELLIG; encoded by the coding sequence ATGACGGTTCCGCGCACCATATGCCTTGGTTTTTTAGTATTAATTGCCATTGGTACAATTTTATTGGCGTTGCCCATATCTAGCACTCAACAGGGTTGGGGTGACCCCCTTGTAGCCTTGTTTACAGCCACCTCCGCTGTCTGCGTCACCGGGCTGGTTGTCGTCGATACGGGCACCTACTTTTCTGACTTTGGCGAAGCGACTATTCTCGCGCTGATTCAGGTGGGAGGGCTCGGCTACATGACCGTCAACACCTTCCTGCTGCTGCTGCTGGGGCGACGGTTGGGGCTGCGAGAACGACTCGCTATTCAGCAGTCCATGGATAACTCAGTGCTGGCGGGCGGTAAGCCTCTGATCCTCTCGATCATTGCTATGACACTGTCCATTGAACTGACGGGCTTATTTTGCCTATATCCGATCTTCAGTCGAGACTACGGGCCTAGCTATGGGCTGTGGCTCTCTATGTTCCACAGCGTCAGCGCTTTCAACAATGCGGGTTTTGGCCTGTTTAAAGACAATATTATTGGCTATGCGCTCGACCCCTGGGTCAATGCGGTAATCACCGCTCTAGTCATCCTGGGTGGCATTGGTTACCAGGTGATTATGGAGTTCCTGTCATGGGCCCGCAATCGCCTGAGCGGCAACCGCTGCCGCAACCCGTTCTCCCTTCACTTTAAGATTGTTACCAGCACTACCGCTGCTCTTTTGGTACTAGGCACCCTAGCCTTGTTTCTAATCGAGTACCAAAACCCCGACACTTTGGGTCCGGTGGCTCCTCAGTACAAGTTATTAATGGCTTGGTTTCAGGCTGTTATTACCCGTACCGCCGGATTTAACAGCATTGACATTGGCGCGATGGGCAACGCCTCACTGTTTATCATGATTGCCCTGATGTTCGTTGGGGCTAGCCCCGGCAGCACTGGCGGCGGTATTAAAACTACTACCCTGAGCATTTTGCTAGCCTGCACCCGCATGGCGCTTCAAGGCAAAGAGCAGGTTCTCTTATTTCGGCGGCAGATTGCTACTATTCGGGTGCTGAAGGCGATCTCCGTGGTGGTGGGGTCGGGTCTGGCGGTCGTCGCAGCTACAGCTCTAGTGTCTCTAACTAATCCAACCGTCGGCTTTATCGATATTCTCTTTGAGGCCGTGTCTGCATTTGCCACAGTGGGGCTTTCTACCGGCATTACTGCCGACCTATCTGACGTTGGTAAGTACGTGATTGCTTTCACCATGTACTTGGGGCGGGTAGGCGTACTGCTGTTTATGGCGGCACTGCTTGGCGATCCTAAACCGTCCTCTGTGCAGTATCCCGAAGAAGAGTTGCTGATTGGCTAA